A single Micromonospora luteifusca DNA region contains:
- the sigJ gene encoding RNA polymerase sigma factor SigJ, whose protein sequence is MTTEAAEAAGALQAHRPMLLGLAYRLLGSWHDAEDVLQETYLRWLGVDRSTVDEPRRYLSRVVTRLALDRLRARQSGRETYVGTWLPEPVPTTPSPFGPLDRAELRDSLSTALLHVLERLTPPERAVYVLHTAFELPYTEIGEILDRSAADCRQLHHRATARVQQEQRRFTASRSERERLLDAFLAAAQEGDLATLTSLVASDATAWNDGGGRVRAALNPVSGADRIARFYAGIYGRRNPTAIERIELNGEPAVVITHADGIRYAFTIAAAGGQITGIYVVGNPTKMQSVD, encoded by the coding sequence GTGACCACCGAGGCAGCAGAGGCGGCCGGTGCGCTCCAGGCGCACCGGCCGATGCTGCTCGGGCTCGCGTACCGCCTGCTCGGCAGCTGGCACGACGCGGAGGACGTGCTCCAGGAGACGTACCTGCGCTGGCTGGGCGTGGACCGTTCGACGGTCGACGAGCCGCGCCGGTACCTGTCCCGGGTGGTCACCCGGTTGGCCCTGGACCGGTTGCGGGCCCGGCAGTCCGGCCGCGAGACGTACGTGGGGACGTGGCTGCCCGAGCCGGTGCCGACCACGCCCTCGCCGTTCGGGCCGTTGGACCGCGCGGAGTTGCGCGACTCGCTCTCCACGGCGTTGTTGCACGTCCTGGAGCGGCTCACCCCGCCGGAGCGGGCGGTGTACGTCCTGCACACGGCCTTCGAGCTGCCGTACACGGAGATCGGCGAGATCCTGGACCGGTCCGCTGCCGACTGCCGGCAGTTGCATCACCGGGCGACCGCGCGGGTACAGCAGGAACAGCGCCGGTTCACCGCCAGCCGCTCGGAGCGGGAGCGGTTGCTCGACGCGTTCCTGGCCGCCGCCCAGGAGGGGGATCTGGCGACCCTCACCAGCCTGGTCGCCTCGGACGCCACAGCCTGGAACGACGGTGGTGGGCGGGTACGGGCCGCCCTCAATCCCGTCAGTGGCGCGGACCGGATCGCCCGGTTCTACGCCGGAATCTACGGCCGACGCAACCCCACGGCCATCGAACGGATCGAGCTCAACGGGGAACCCGCAGTGGTGATCACCCACGCGGACGGCATTCGGTACGCCTTCACCATCGCCGCGGCAGGCGGTCAGATCACCGGGATCTACGTGGTCGGCAACCCGACCAAAATGCAGTCCGTCGACTGA
- a CDS encoding ABC transporter permease, with translation MTALLRLVGTGGVIAYRALFNWTTPAMFVGTLLVGPLFQLLFFAYLGRQLGVADDGFYITGNAVLAASLACVFGGTMAVSNERRFGTLGHVLLSPRSRTAVFLGRVLPYAANGLLIAVTTMTAAALLLGLRVPLDALPGLLLTLAVAALACGFFGLTLGAIGLRFRDVWLVSNVSVALLLLLTGVNVPAAGLPAWMRITGELLPITHAAEAARRLVAGDGFQAAAPQLAAELAIATAYAVLAALLLKVFEAESRRRASLDTL, from the coding sequence ATGACCGCACTGCTCCGCCTGGTCGGCACCGGTGGCGTGATCGCCTACCGGGCACTGTTCAACTGGACCACCCCGGCGATGTTCGTCGGCACGCTGCTCGTCGGCCCGCTGTTCCAGCTGCTCTTCTTCGCCTACCTGGGACGCCAGCTCGGAGTCGCCGACGACGGCTTCTACATCACCGGCAACGCGGTACTGGCGGCCTCCCTGGCCTGCGTGTTCGGCGGCACGATGGCGGTCTCCAACGAGCGCCGCTTCGGCACCCTCGGGCACGTGCTGCTGTCGCCGCGCAGCCGCACCGCGGTCTTCCTCGGCCGCGTCCTGCCGTACGCGGCGAATGGTCTGCTGATCGCGGTGACCACCATGACCGCCGCGGCGCTGCTGCTCGGCCTCCGGGTGCCGCTCGACGCGCTGCCGGGGTTGCTGCTGACCCTGGCGGTCGCGGCGCTGGCCTGTGGCTTCTTCGGCCTGACCCTGGGCGCGATCGGGCTTCGGTTCCGCGATGTCTGGCTGGTCTCCAACGTCTCGGTGGCGCTGCTGCTCCTGCTCACCGGCGTGAACGTGCCCGCGGCCGGGCTACCGGCCTGGATGCGGATCACCGGCGAGCTGTTGCCGATCACCCACGCCGCCGAGGCGGCCCGCCGGCTGGTCGCGGGCGACGGCTTCCAGGCCGCCGCACCTCAACTCGCCGCCGAACTCGCCATCGCCACCGCCTACGCCGTCCTCGCCGCACTCCTGCTCAAGGTCTTCGAAGCCGAGTCCCGCCGCCGAGCCTCCCTAGACACCCTGTAA
- a CDS encoding alkaline phosphatase D family protein, protein MTELDRRTLLRAGLVAGAGVAGGALLGGAGATAAPAWRPAGRPVLTHGVQSGDVTADSALVWTRADRPGRMLVEVSRRPDFRGARKLRGPVLTPNGDFTGKVRLRGLPDAERLHYRVRVESLDRHGVVSEPLTGSLTTAPGRHRRRDVKFVWTGDIVGQGWGIDPNFGGMSIFRAMRETRPDFYLCSGDTVYADGPLVESVTLPDGRIWRNLVTPEKSKVAETLTEYRGQFAYNLLDKHLREFAATVPQINQWDDHEVLNNWYPGEILDDPRYTEQRVDVLAARARQAFNEWLPVPVDGPMYRRLSYGPSLDVFVLDMRTHKDPNDGNTYADPKRGLLGREQREWLIRELKRSTATWKVIANDLPIGVVVPDGPTAQEGVAQGDPGAPAGRELEFAEVLRATHRAGVTGMVFLTADVHYSAAHHYDPSRAAVGDFTPFWEFVSGPAHAGAFGPNALDGTFGPQAAFVHAPPQANSSPAEGFQHFGEVSIDGKSEALTVHLRDRDGASLWSTTLPAP, encoded by the coding sequence ATGACCGAGCTCGATCGACGTACCCTGCTGCGGGCTGGCCTGGTGGCCGGTGCCGGAGTCGCCGGCGGCGCCCTGCTGGGCGGTGCCGGCGCGACCGCGGCTCCGGCCTGGCGCCCGGCGGGACGGCCGGTACTCACCCACGGTGTGCAGAGCGGTGACGTCACCGCGGACTCGGCGCTGGTCTGGACGCGGGCCGACCGGCCGGGTCGGATGCTGGTCGAGGTGAGCCGTCGGCCGGACTTCCGGGGTGCCCGGAAGCTGCGCGGCCCGGTGCTCACCCCGAACGGTGACTTCACCGGAAAGGTCCGGCTGCGCGGCCTGCCGGACGCCGAGCGGCTGCACTACCGGGTCCGGGTGGAGAGCCTGGACCGGCACGGGGTGGTCAGCGAGCCGCTGACCGGGTCGCTGACCACCGCGCCGGGCCGGCACCGGCGGCGCGACGTGAAGTTCGTCTGGACCGGCGACATCGTCGGGCAGGGCTGGGGGATCGACCCGAACTTCGGCGGGATGTCGATCTTCCGGGCCATGCGGGAGACCCGGCCGGACTTCTACCTGTGCAGCGGCGACACGGTGTACGCCGACGGCCCGCTGGTCGAGTCGGTGACGCTGCCCGACGGGCGGATCTGGCGCAACCTGGTGACCCCCGAGAAGAGCAAGGTCGCCGAGACGCTGACCGAGTACCGGGGACAGTTCGCGTACAACCTGCTCGACAAGCACCTACGGGAGTTCGCCGCCACGGTGCCGCAGATCAACCAGTGGGACGACCACGAGGTCCTCAACAACTGGTACCCGGGGGAGATCCTGGACGACCCCCGCTACACCGAGCAGCGGGTGGACGTGCTCGCCGCCCGGGCCCGGCAGGCGTTCAACGAGTGGCTGCCGGTGCCGGTCGACGGTCCGATGTACCGGCGGTTGTCGTACGGGCCGTCGCTCGACGTGTTCGTGCTCGACATGCGGACCCACAAGGACCCGAACGACGGCAACACGTACGCCGACCCGAAGCGCGGTCTGCTCGGCCGCGAGCAGCGGGAGTGGCTGATCCGGGAGCTGAAGCGGTCCACGGCGACCTGGAAGGTGATCGCGAACGACCTGCCGATCGGGGTGGTGGTGCCGGACGGTCCGACCGCCCAGGAAGGCGTCGCGCAGGGTGACCCGGGCGCGCCGGCCGGACGTGAGCTCGAGTTCGCCGAGGTGCTGAGGGCCACCCATCGGGCCGGGGTGACCGGCATGGTCTTCCTCACCGCCGACGTGCACTACTCGGCCGCGCACCACTACGACCCGTCCCGTGCGGCGGTCGGTGACTTCACCCCGTTCTGGGAGTTCGTCTCCGGACCCGCGCACGCCGGGGCGTTCGGCCCGAACGCGCTGGACGGTACGTTCGGCCCGCAGGCGGCCTTCGTGCACGCCCCGCCGCAGGCCAACAGCTCACCGGCGGAGGGCTTCCAGCACTTCGGTGAGGTCTCCATCGACGGGAAGTCGGAGGCCCTGACGGTCCACCTCCGCGACCGCGACGGTGCCTCCCTCTGGTCCACCACCCTCCCAGCCCCCTGA
- a CDS encoding bifunctional folylpolyglutamate synthase/dihydrofolate synthase: protein MTDRTEFAAVEAELNARGFTRMVFELDRIESLLDLLGSPQRAYPSIHLTGTNGKTSTARMIDSLLRAHGLHTGRYTSPHLETVRERISLDGEPVSEERFTSVYREIKPLAELIDARSDEPLTYFDMTTALAFATFADAPVDIAVVEVGLGGAEDATNVIQAGVCVITPIGLDHTEWLGDTLQDIALAKAGIIHPGATVIAAAQEEEAAGPILDRCAEVGATLAREGTEFGVLGRAVAVGGQVLTLQGLGGVYDDVFVPLHGAHQAQNAAVALAAVEAFLGAGARRQLDIEAVREGFASTSSPGRLERVRNAPTILLDGAHNPHGMAATVTALQEEFAFSKLVAVVGVLADKDAEGLLELLEPVVDQLVVTRNSSPRAMPTAELVELAGEIFGEERVELAEEMPDAIELAVALAEEDVPGELSGVGVLVTGSVVTVADARRLLKR, encoded by the coding sequence GTGACCGACCGTACCGAATTCGCCGCAGTCGAGGCCGAGCTGAACGCCCGTGGCTTCACCCGCATGGTTTTCGAGCTGGACCGGATCGAGTCGCTGCTCGACCTGCTCGGCAGCCCACAGCGGGCGTACCCGTCGATCCACCTGACCGGCACCAACGGCAAGACCTCCACCGCGCGCATGATCGACTCGCTGTTGCGGGCGCATGGACTGCACACGGGGCGGTACACCAGCCCGCACCTGGAGACCGTCCGGGAGCGGATCAGCCTGGACGGGGAGCCGGTCAGCGAGGAGCGGTTCACGTCGGTGTACCGGGAGATCAAACCGCTGGCCGAGCTGATCGACGCGCGGTCCGACGAGCCGCTGACGTACTTCGACATGACGACGGCGCTGGCGTTCGCCACGTTTGCCGACGCGCCTGTCGACATCGCGGTGGTCGAGGTGGGCCTCGGCGGTGCCGAGGACGCCACCAACGTCATTCAGGCCGGGGTCTGTGTGATCACCCCGATCGGCCTGGACCACACCGAGTGGCTGGGTGACACGCTTCAGGACATTGCGCTGGCCAAGGCCGGCATCATCCACCCGGGCGCCACGGTGATCGCCGCGGCGCAGGAGGAGGAGGCTGCCGGCCCCATCCTCGACCGTTGCGCCGAAGTGGGAGCGACCCTCGCCCGGGAGGGCACCGAGTTCGGCGTGCTGGGCCGGGCGGTCGCCGTCGGCGGGCAGGTGCTCACCCTGCAGGGCCTGGGTGGCGTCTACGACGACGTGTTCGTCCCGCTGCACGGTGCCCACCAGGCGCAGAACGCCGCAGTGGCGCTGGCCGCCGTGGAGGCGTTCCTGGGTGCCGGGGCCCGACGGCAGTTGGACATCGAGGCGGTCCGGGAGGGCTTCGCCTCGACCAGCTCCCCGGGGCGGCTGGAGCGGGTACGCAACGCCCCGACCATCCTGCTGGACGGCGCGCACAACCCGCACGGTATGGCGGCCACCGTCACCGCGCTGCAGGAGGAGTTCGCGTTCAGCAAGCTGGTGGCGGTGGTCGGCGTACTCGCCGACAAGGACGCCGAGGGGCTGTTGGAGCTGCTGGAGCCTGTGGTCGACCAGTTGGTGGTCACCCGCAACAGCTCGCCACGGGCGATGCCGACGGCGGAACTCGTCGAGCTGGCCGGTGAGATCTTCGGCGAGGAGCGGGTGGAGTTGGCCGAGGAGATGCCGGACGCGATCGAGTTGGCGGTGGCGTTGGCCGAGGAGGACGTCCCCGGTGAGCTCAGCGGGGTGGGGGTGCTGGTCACGGGTTCGGTGGTGACGGTCGCCGACGCCCGTCGGTTGCTGAAGCGATGA
- a CDS encoding VOC family protein, which produces MANGGNRPIAPVRKLIGAVLGTVATFVVLFGLGMTSWAIVALGVALLVLAIALATIRGGGRTWVVGVGHVHSASEPPTQYAFGRCELQLVIDAPGLPPRSKKIIEPRVPVSKWPSLGQTLPIRVALDDQRHVKVLWDEVLTHAETAAAVADLPPEFADADAIDEVLIQQDAPPWADRGPDDDFRDDFRDPFRDPLGPDPLRTNDPLRTNDPLRPDPLRDDPGVVSEEREPVVMHQSPGGPVVLEGVVVEQQAGGGLPRRATPAPRSPAEERFDEPGADPFDRPEDDRATDPPPTERFDPPPAQRSGPRATDPLDPLDLPLDDPSPVGAARETVTDAELDEAIFGFDDGAAADPTAPISGVGLTLLVTDLSRSLGFYRDVLGFTEVDQGAGNAVLASGTTRLVLREVTGAAPISRRLVHVNLEVNDIEAAYERLRESGVRFTYAPRVVNRGTRLEVWAAAFRDPDGHGIALTQWRERAEA; this is translated from the coding sequence GTGGCGAATGGCGGGAACCGGCCCATCGCGCCGGTACGCAAGCTGATCGGCGCGGTGCTGGGCACCGTGGCCACGTTCGTCGTCCTCTTCGGGCTGGGCATGACCAGTTGGGCCATCGTGGCTCTCGGGGTCGCCCTGTTGGTGCTGGCGATCGCGCTGGCGACCATACGCGGCGGCGGGCGCACCTGGGTGGTCGGCGTCGGGCACGTGCACAGCGCCTCCGAACCACCCACCCAGTACGCGTTCGGCCGCTGCGAACTGCAACTGGTGATCGATGCGCCCGGTCTGCCGCCGCGATCCAAGAAGATCATCGAGCCGAGGGTGCCGGTCTCCAAGTGGCCGTCACTGGGTCAGACCCTGCCGATCCGGGTCGCGTTGGACGACCAGCGGCACGTCAAGGTCCTCTGGGACGAGGTGCTGACCCACGCCGAGACCGCCGCCGCCGTCGCCGACCTCCCGCCGGAGTTCGCCGACGCCGACGCCATCGACGAGGTGCTGATCCAGCAGGATGCCCCGCCGTGGGCCGACCGTGGGCCGGACGACGACTTCCGGGACGACTTCCGCGACCCGTTCCGTGACCCGCTCGGCCCCGACCCGCTGCGCACCAACGACCCGCTGCGCACCAACGACCCGCTGCGCCCCGATCCCCTGCGCGACGACCCGGGCGTCGTGTCCGAGGAACGCGAGCCCGTGGTGATGCACCAGAGCCCCGGCGGCCCTGTGGTCCTGGAGGGCGTCGTCGTCGAGCAGCAGGCCGGTGGTGGGCTGCCCCGGCGGGCCACCCCGGCGCCGCGTTCACCCGCCGAGGAGCGCTTCGACGAGCCCGGAGCCGACCCGTTCGACCGGCCCGAGGACGACCGGGCAACCGACCCGCCGCCCACGGAGCGCTTCGACCCGCCGCCCGCGCAGCGGTCCGGCCCACGGGCGACCGACCCGCTCGACCCACTCGACCTTCCGCTGGACGATCCGTCCCCGGTCGGGGCGGCCCGCGAGACCGTCACCGACGCGGAACTGGACGAGGCGATCTTCGGGTTCGACGACGGCGCGGCTGCCGACCCGACGGCGCCGATCAGCGGGGTGGGCCTCACCCTCCTGGTGACCGACCTGTCCCGGTCGCTCGGCTTCTACCGCGACGTGCTCGGCTTCACCGAGGTCGACCAGGGTGCCGGCAACGCCGTACTCGCCTCCGGCACGACCCGGCTCGTGCTGCGCGAGGTGACCGGCGCCGCGCCCATCAGCCGCCGGCTGGTGCACGTCAACCTCGAGGTCAACGACATCGAAGCGGCGTACGAGCGCCTACGCGAGTCGGGCGTCCGATTCACGTACGCGCCCCGGGTGGTCAACCGGGGCACCAGGCTGGAGGTGTGGGCGGCGGCGTTCCGCGACCCGGACGGCCACGGCATCGCGCTCACCCAGTGGCGTGAACGCGCCGAGGCCTGA
- the ndk gene encoding nucleoside-diphosphate kinase, translating to MSSNSPDERSLVLIKPDAVRRGLVGELLSRFERKGLQIDAMVHRTMDAALADEHYAEHVDKAFYPPLKDFMTSGPLVALVLSGDQVIDVVRGLVGATDGRKAAAGTIRGDLSLSNRENLVHASDSTDSAKREIALWFPELG from the coding sequence GTGTCCAGCAACAGCCCGGATGAGCGCAGCCTCGTTCTGATCAAGCCCGACGCGGTCCGCCGCGGCCTGGTCGGCGAGCTCCTCTCCCGCTTCGAGCGCAAGGGGCTGCAGATCGACGCGATGGTGCACCGGACGATGGACGCCGCGCTCGCCGACGAACACTACGCCGAGCACGTCGACAAGGCTTTCTACCCGCCGCTGAAGGACTTCATGACCAGCGGTCCACTTGTCGCTCTGGTGCTCTCCGGAGATCAGGTCATCGACGTGGTCCGCGGGCTGGTCGGTGCCACCGACGGGCGCAAGGCCGCGGCCGGCACCATCCGGGGTGACCTGTCGCTGTCCAACCGGGAGAACCTGGTGCACGCCTCCGACTCGACGGACAGCGCCAAGCGCGAGATCGCGCTCTGGTTTCCCGAGCTGGGCTGA
- a CDS encoding valine--tRNA ligase, which translates to MTERLDAQRPDAPTLAGQYQPGEVEQRRYEQWVAAGHFRASADSDKPPFTIVIPPPNVTGSLHMGHAFEHTLMDALTRRKRMQGFEALWLPGMDHAGIATQNLVERQLAAEGLSRHDLGREKFVERVWQWKAESGGAILGQMRRLGDSVDWDRERFTMDEGLTRAVQTIFKKLFDEGLIYRANRIINWCPRCLTALSDIEVEHTDDDGELISIRYSDEVVVATTRAETMLGDTAVAVHPDDERYQHLIGTEVELPLTGRRIPIVADAHVDPSFGTGMVKVTPAHDPNDFEIGQRHDLPAITVMDERGVITVPGPFEGLDRFEARPAIVAALREQGRIVAEKRPYVHAVGHCSRCKTTVEPRLSLQWFVNTAPLAQAAGDAVRDGRVRIEPAELAKRYFAWVDNMHDWCISRQLWWGHRIPVWYGPQGEIVCVGPDEQPPTGDGWRQDDDVLDTWFSSALWPFSTLGWPEQTPDLAKFYPTSVLVTGYDILFFWVARMMMFGLYAMDGKQPFDVVALHGMVRDEHGKKMSKSFGNVVDPLDWIDRFGADATRFTLARGANPGQDVPVSEEWCQGSRNFCNKLWNATRFALMNGAHTTGDLPAVEQLSTVDRWILSRLAHVTAEVEEQFEAYEFAKVCDLLYHFAWDDVCDWYVELSKPVLAEGGERADTSRRVLGHVLDQLLRLLHPVIPFVTEELWLALTGGETVQTAAWPVADRSLVDDAAEAELVSVQRVVTEIRRFRSDQGLRPTQRVAARLDGLAGAGIDAHEPLIRSLVRLDPAGDDFQASATLAMPGAVGVALDTRGSIDVAAERARLTKDRAAAEKEVAQARSKLDNPAFIGKAPEPVVAKIRDRLATAEADLVRIDAALETLSS; encoded by the coding sequence GTGACCGAGAGACTGGATGCCCAACGCCCCGACGCCCCCACCCTTGCCGGCCAGTACCAGCCCGGCGAGGTAGAGCAGCGACGGTACGAGCAGTGGGTAGCCGCCGGACACTTCCGGGCCTCCGCCGACAGCGACAAGCCGCCCTTCACCATCGTCATTCCGCCGCCGAACGTCACCGGCTCCCTGCACATGGGCCACGCGTTCGAGCACACGCTGATGGACGCCTTGACCAGGCGTAAGCGGATGCAGGGCTTCGAGGCGCTCTGGCTGCCCGGCATGGACCACGCCGGCATCGCCACCCAGAACCTGGTCGAGCGCCAGCTCGCCGCCGAGGGCCTTTCCCGGCACGACCTCGGGCGGGAGAAGTTCGTCGAGCGGGTCTGGCAGTGGAAGGCCGAGTCCGGCGGCGCCATCCTCGGCCAGATGCGACGCCTCGGCGACTCCGTCGACTGGGACCGTGAGCGGTTCACCATGGACGAGGGGCTGACCCGGGCCGTCCAGACGATTTTCAAGAAGCTCTTCGACGAGGGTCTCATCTACCGGGCCAACCGGATCATCAACTGGTGCCCGCGTTGCCTGACCGCGCTCTCCGACATCGAGGTGGAGCACACCGACGACGACGGTGAGCTGATCTCCATCCGGTACAGCGACGAGGTCGTGGTGGCCACCACCCGGGCCGAGACGATGCTGGGGGACACCGCCGTGGCGGTGCACCCGGATGACGAGCGCTACCAGCACCTGATCGGCACCGAGGTCGAGCTGCCGCTGACCGGCCGCCGTATCCCGATCGTCGCCGACGCGCACGTCGACCCGTCGTTCGGTACCGGCATGGTCAAGGTGACGCCGGCGCACGACCCGAACGACTTCGAGATCGGCCAGCGTCACGACCTGCCCGCGATCACCGTGATGGACGAGCGTGGCGTGATCACCGTGCCCGGCCCGTTCGAAGGCTTGGACCGGTTCGAGGCGCGGCCCGCGATCGTGGCGGCGCTACGCGAGCAGGGCCGGATCGTCGCGGAGAAGCGGCCGTACGTGCACGCGGTCGGGCACTGCTCGCGGTGCAAGACGACAGTCGAACCGCGGCTTTCGCTGCAGTGGTTCGTCAACACCGCGCCGCTGGCCCAGGCCGCCGGCGACGCGGTCCGTGACGGCCGGGTCCGCATCGAGCCGGCCGAGCTGGCCAAGCGCTACTTCGCCTGGGTCGACAACATGCACGACTGGTGCATCTCCCGCCAGCTGTGGTGGGGTCACCGCATCCCGGTCTGGTACGGCCCGCAGGGCGAGATCGTCTGTGTCGGCCCGGACGAGCAGCCGCCGACGGGTGACGGCTGGCGGCAGGACGACGACGTGCTGGACACCTGGTTCTCCAGCGCGCTGTGGCCGTTCTCCACCCTCGGCTGGCCCGAGCAGACCCCGGACCTGGCCAAGTTCTACCCGACGAGCGTCCTGGTCACGGGCTACGACATCCTGTTCTTCTGGGTCGCCCGGATGATGATGTTCGGCCTGTACGCGATGGACGGCAAGCAGCCGTTCGACGTCGTGGCCCTGCACGGCATGGTTCGCGACGAGCATGGCAAGAAAATGTCCAAGTCGTTCGGGAACGTGGTCGACCCGCTGGACTGGATCGACCGGTTCGGCGCCGACGCCACCCGGTTCACCCTGGCCCGCGGTGCGAACCCTGGCCAGGACGTCCCGGTTAGCGAGGAGTGGTGCCAGGGCTCGCGCAACTTCTGCAACAAGCTCTGGAACGCCACCCGGTTCGCCCTGATGAACGGGGCGCACACCACGGGCGACCTGCCGGCCGTCGAGCAGCTCTCCACCGTCGACCGGTGGATCCTGTCCCGGCTGGCGCACGTCACCGCCGAGGTCGAGGAGCAGTTCGAGGCGTACGAGTTCGCCAAGGTTTGCGACCTGCTCTACCACTTCGCCTGGGACGACGTCTGCGACTGGTACGTCGAGCTGAGCAAGCCGGTGCTCGCCGAGGGTGGTGAGCGTGCCGACACCAGCCGGCGGGTGCTCGGGCACGTGCTGGACCAGCTGCTGCGGCTGCTGCACCCGGTCATCCCGTTCGTCACCGAGGAGCTGTGGCTCGCGCTGACCGGTGGTGAGACGGTGCAGACCGCCGCCTGGCCGGTGGCCGACCGGTCGCTGGTCGACGACGCTGCCGAGGCCGAGCTGGTCAGTGTGCAGCGGGTGGTCACCGAGATCCGGCGGTTCCGTTCCGACCAGGGGTTGCGCCCGACCCAGCGGGTGGCCGCCCGGCTGGACGGGCTGGCCGGCGCTGGTATCGACGCCCACGAGCCACTGATCCGTTCGCTGGTCCGGCTGGACCCGGCCGGCGACGACTTCCAGGCCAGCGCCACGCTGGCCATGCCCGGCGCGGTCGGTGTCGCGTTGGACACCCGGGGGTCGATCGACGTGGCCGCCGAGCGGGCCCGGCTGACGAAGGACCGCGCGGCGGCTGAGAAGGAGGTCGCGCAGGCCCGGTCGAAGCTCGACAACCCTGCCTTCATCGGCAAGGCCCCCGAGCCGGTGGTCGCGAAGATCCGCGACCGGCTCGCCACCGCCGAGGCCGACCTGGTCCGGATCGACGCTGCTCTGGAGACACTTTCCTCGTGA
- a CDS encoding carboxymuconolactone decarboxylase family protein: protein MNPSEVAPKAYQAVMGLEKYVQSNVDRTVLELVKLRASMINGCAYCVDMHSRDALAEGESSRRLFAVAAWQESPFFDERERAALALTDAVTRLGEHGVPDDVWNDAAKVWSEKELADLVIAIATINVWNRIGVTMRLEPPAQA, encoded by the coding sequence ATGAATCCCAGCGAGGTGGCGCCGAAGGCGTACCAGGCCGTCATGGGGCTGGAGAAGTACGTCCAGTCGAACGTCGACCGAACCGTGCTTGAGCTGGTGAAGCTGCGGGCGTCGATGATCAACGGGTGCGCGTACTGCGTGGACATGCACAGCCGGGACGCGCTCGCCGAAGGCGAGTCGAGCCGCCGCCTGTTCGCGGTCGCCGCCTGGCAGGAGTCGCCGTTCTTCGACGAGCGGGAGCGGGCCGCGCTGGCGCTCACCGACGCGGTCACCCGGCTCGGTGAGCACGGTGTCCCGGACGACGTGTGGAATGACGCCGCGAAGGTCTGGTCGGAGAAGGAACTGGCCGACCTCGTCATCGCGATTGCCACAATCAACGTGTGGAATCGGATCGGGGTGACGATGCGGCTGGAGCCGCCGGCCCAGGCGTGA
- a CDS encoding ABC transporter permease → MRTLRMIAVGALLHTKQLSRSPFEIATALIVPVVQATLAVYLFRAGGEPGRLLEAAVGAGLMGVWSSVLFGSGGAVQNQRWQGTLEMIMLAPRPPALVVLPITLATALTGTYAMVATLAWGRLLYGIPLTFADPLAFAIAVPGCIIGLGMFGLLLASTFVLLRNANALTNTLEYPIWLVSGMLVPITALPGWTGPIAAVLPTTWGARAVREAATGSGPVWPSLGICLAISLACLALGAIMMTHVERRARAAATLALA, encoded by the coding sequence GTGAGGACGCTGCGGATGATCGCGGTGGGCGCGCTGCTGCACACCAAGCAGCTCAGCCGGTCGCCGTTCGAGATCGCTACGGCGCTGATCGTGCCGGTGGTGCAGGCGACCCTGGCCGTCTACCTGTTCCGGGCCGGCGGTGAGCCGGGTCGACTGTTGGAGGCGGCTGTCGGGGCGGGGCTGATGGGCGTCTGGTCGTCGGTGCTGTTCGGTTCCGGTGGCGCCGTCCAGAACCAGCGCTGGCAGGGCACCCTGGAGATGATCATGTTGGCGCCCCGGCCACCGGCCCTGGTGGTCCTGCCGATCACGCTGGCCACCGCGCTCACCGGCACGTACGCGATGGTCGCCACGCTGGCCTGGGGCCGCCTGCTGTACGGCATACCGCTGACCTTCGCCGATCCGCTGGCCTTCGCGATCGCGGTGCCCGGCTGCATCATCGGGCTCGGCATGTTCGGCCTGCTGCTCGCCTCCACGTTCGTGCTGTTGCGCAACGCCAACGCGCTGACCAACACGCTGGAGTACCCGATCTGGTTGGTCTCCGGGATGCTCGTGCCGATCACCGCGCTGCCCGGCTGGACCGGCCCGATCGCCGCCGTGCTGCCCACCACCTGGGGGGCGCGTGCGGTCCGCGAGGCGGCCACCGGCAGCGGGCCGGTCTGGCCATCGCTCGGCATCTGCCTGGCGATCAGCCTGGCCTGCCTGGCGCTCGGCGCGATCATGATGACCCACGTCGAGCGGCGAGCCCGCGCGGCGGCCACCCTCGCTCTGGCCTGA
- a CDS encoding DUF4233 domain-containing protein produces MTGPEGDPRATGEEPAAGQPRRSGLRNPERAVRGLGAGTLSLEALVLLLAIQPIRVVGGDLSGTAIGAVVALAVAAVVLAGMMRRPWAWHAGTVLQGLLMLGGLLHWSLLGLGIIFALVWAYALHVRRVILG; encoded by the coding sequence ATGACCGGCCCGGAGGGGGACCCGCGCGCCACGGGGGAGGAGCCGGCGGCCGGACAGCCGCGCCGCTCCGGGTTGCGCAACCCGGAGCGGGCGGTACGCGGCCTGGGCGCCGGCACGCTCAGCCTGGAGGCGCTCGTGCTGCTGCTGGCGATCCAGCCGATCCGGGTGGTCGGTGGTGACCTCAGCGGTACCGCGATCGGTGCCGTGGTGGCACTGGCGGTGGCCGCCGTCGTACTCGCTGGCATGATGCGCCGCCCCTGGGCCTGGCACGCCGGCACCGTGCTCCAGGGACTGCTGATGCTGGGTGGCCTGCTGCACTGGTCGCTGCTCGGGCTGGGCATCATCTTCGCGCTGGTGTGGGCGTACGCGTTGCACGTTCGTCGGGTCATCCTCGGCTGA